A stretch of Aspergillus nidulans FGSC A4 chromosome VI DNA encodes these proteins:
- a CDS encoding KxDL motif-containing protein (transcript_id=CADANIAT00009978), which produces MATHNYQSPALPMNVPSKTPGPASLYPISRVSGSPPDLSDASTTTGSRTSGGFSYSAGSASSDYESSSGSFSSVDVVDVLNDRLQNAFDPTPLDKGLAMQAQASGQLNAKQHELLELQALAQRRLKGVRSSFADGIKVARETKRDLEWTQKRVR; this is translated from the exons ATGGCAACCCACAACTACCAATCCCCTGCTCTTCCAATGAATGTTCCCTCGAAGACCCCTGGTCCTGCCAGCCTCTACCCTATCAGCCGAGTGTCAGGCTCCCCACCGGATCTGTCGGACGCAAGCACCACGACGGGCAGCCGCACTTCTGGCGGGTTCAGCTACAGCGCCGGTAGCGCGAGCAGCGACTATGAGTCTAGCTCGGGTTCCTTCTCGAGTGTGGACGTTGTGGACGTTCTCAATGATCGTTTGCAAAATGCGTTCGACCCCACACCATTGGACAAAGGATTAGCTATGCAAGCGCAAGC CTCTGGCCAGCTCAATGCCAAGCAGCATGAGCTCCTCGAATTGCAAGCTCTCGCCCAAAGACGCTTGAAAGGCGTGCGCTCAAGTTTCGCCGACGGAATCAAAGTCGCCCGGGAGACCAAGCGAGATTTGGAATGGACTCAAAAGCGTGTAAGGTGA